In a single window of the Streptomyces sp. HUAS ZL42 genome:
- a CDS encoding ABC transporter permease yields MMELHKTLAGRIALTVVATVILLFLALPIVVIVVTSFSSNAFAQFPPQVWTLNWYKALFADGSKWPAALSLSALVAALSTLFSLIIGVTAATALTRSQLPLRSAVFALVLGPLVIPQIVTALGLFLLFEPAAMLGSPIAIALGHTVLASPIAVLILIATLRGIDERLEDAAASMGAGRLTIARRITFPLAAPGMIAAAIFSFITSFDEFYISQFLSSVDTVTLPVQVYNSLTFEIDPSVTAVSAILIAFAILALGLVALVRWLGSGRQDSLLSVENTVGVAAPGGDAV; encoded by the coding sequence ATGATGGAGCTGCACAAGACCCTCGCCGGGCGGATCGCCCTGACCGTAGTCGCCACCGTGATCCTGCTGTTCCTGGCCCTGCCGATCGTCGTCATCGTCGTCACCTCCTTCAGCAGCAACGCCTTCGCACAGTTCCCGCCCCAGGTGTGGACGCTGAACTGGTACAAGGCGCTGTTCGCCGACGGCAGCAAGTGGCCGGCCGCGCTGTCACTGAGCGCCCTGGTCGCCGCCCTGAGCACCCTCTTCTCGCTGATCATCGGCGTGACCGCGGCGACCGCCCTGACGCGAAGTCAACTCCCGCTGCGCTCGGCGGTCTTCGCCCTGGTCCTCGGACCGCTGGTCATCCCGCAGATCGTCACCGCACTCGGTCTGTTCCTGCTCTTCGAGCCGGCCGCGATGCTGGGCAGCCCGATCGCCATCGCCCTGGGGCACACCGTGCTGGCCTCGCCGATCGCGGTGCTGATCCTGATCGCGACCCTGCGCGGGATCGACGAACGCCTCGAGGACGCCGCGGCCAGCATGGGCGCCGGCCGCCTGACCATCGCCCGGCGGATCACCTTCCCCCTCGCCGCGCCGGGAATGATCGCAGCCGCGATCTTCTCCTTCATCACCAGCTTCGACGAGTTCTACATCTCCCAGTTCCTCTCCTCCGTCGACACCGTCACCCTGCCCGTGCAGGTCTACAACTCCCTCACCTTCGAGATCGACCCCAGCGTGACCGCGGTCAGCGCGATCCTCATCGCCTTCGCGATCCTCGCCCTCGGCCTGGTCGCCCTGGTGCGCTGGCTCGGCTCCGGACGCCAGGACTCCCTGCTCTCGGTCGAGAACACGGTCGGCGTCGCCGCCCCCGGAGGCGACGCCGTATGA
- a CDS encoding ABC transporter permease, whose product MAATLTGAPAPARPRKLLASRRTRVGILYALPVVVYLLMLFVYPIFSTLLLSLKNADGSFTLHWYADALTGVNLSVLFTTLRISAETALLSLVFGFLLAQAISRLKPLWAGLAMLVVVVPHFISALVRTYGWIIMLGDKGLVNQTLADLKMPGAPYQLLYNELGVVIGTTSMMLPYTVLLLYGVMRGVDRRLLAAAASLGAGRVTIFRRVYLPLVAPGLASAGLLSFILSLGYYITPALMGGPKQTMIATLINQQVTKDNQWNGAAAQGVILLLLTLAGLLLVKAVTSLGASRKKRSAS is encoded by the coding sequence ATGGCCGCCACCCTCACGGGGGCTCCTGCCCCCGCCCGCCCCCGCAAGCTTCTGGCCTCGCGCAGGACGCGGGTCGGGATCCTCTACGCACTGCCGGTCGTCGTCTACCTGCTGATGCTGTTCGTCTACCCGATCTTCTCCACGCTGCTGCTCAGCCTGAAGAACGCCGACGGATCGTTCACCCTGCACTGGTACGCCGACGCACTGACCGGCGTGAACCTGTCGGTGCTGTTCACCACGCTGCGCATCTCCGCGGAAACCGCGCTGTTGAGCCTGGTCTTCGGGTTTCTGCTGGCCCAGGCGATCTCCCGGCTCAAGCCCCTGTGGGCCGGCCTGGCGATGCTGGTCGTGGTCGTGCCGCACTTCATCAGCGCCCTGGTGCGCACCTACGGCTGGATCATCATGCTCGGCGACAAGGGCCTGGTGAACCAGACCCTGGCCGACCTCAAGATGCCCGGAGCGCCGTACCAGCTGCTCTACAACGAGCTGGGCGTGGTCATCGGCACCACCTCCATGATGCTGCCCTACACCGTGCTGCTGCTGTACGGGGTGATGCGCGGGGTGGACCGACGCCTGCTCGCGGCCGCGGCCAGCCTGGGCGCCGGCCGGGTGACCATCTTCCGCCGGGTGTATCTGCCGCTGGTCGCCCCAGGGCTGGCCAGCGCCGGACTGCTCAGCTTCATCCTGTCGCTGGGCTACTACATCACCCCGGCCCTGATGGGCGGACCCAAGCAGACGATGATCGCCACCCTCATCAACCAGCAGGTGACCAAGGACAACCAGTGGAACGGGGCCGCCGCTCAGGGCGTCATCCTGCTGCTGCTCACCCTCGCCGGACTGCTCCTGGTCAAGGCCGTGACCTCGCTCGGCGCCAGCCGTAAGAAGAGGAGCGCGTCATGA
- a CDS encoding ABC transporter substrate-binding protein produces MKDARIDRRLFLRGIGGVTAGVAAATALSACGTGTSRSVAGSGGKGSKTVVVRDSGGSYGAALQKAIYTPFTQETGISVKVLNLDDAPLLAQIKQGRPQCDLINNSMMSHLKYVAQNALETLDPDRFKSLKSAQIPENQITRHAIGHSFYGQCIAYRTDAFGGKKPQSWADFWDTKAFKGDRAMVHPDGDLPELEFALLADGVAMDKLYPLDVDRAFKVLTRLRPDIKKFWDSGPLPGVLLSRQEVTMSTVWDGRLADLQKQGVPVERQLNGMRRQFSGYAIAKGAANVDNAYQLMDFSLRAESQANLAKAFPSNPSSPVAYAKLTEDQRNALAGAPQYYDKGFDADVDWWLKNEAAVTKRWLEWARG; encoded by the coding sequence ATGAAAGATGCCCGAATAGACCGCAGACTGTTCCTGCGAGGAATAGGCGGGGTCACGGCGGGTGTCGCCGCCGCGACCGCCCTCAGCGCCTGCGGTACCGGCACCAGCCGGTCCGTCGCGGGCAGCGGTGGCAAGGGCTCCAAGACGGTGGTCGTCCGCGACAGTGGCGGTTCCTACGGCGCGGCCCTCCAGAAGGCGATCTACACGCCGTTCACGCAGGAGACCGGGATCTCCGTCAAGGTGCTCAACCTGGACGATGCTCCGCTGCTGGCGCAGATCAAGCAGGGCCGTCCGCAGTGCGACCTCATCAACAACTCGATGATGTCCCACCTGAAGTACGTGGCGCAGAACGCCCTGGAGACGCTGGATCCCGACCGGTTCAAGAGCCTGAAGAGCGCGCAGATCCCCGAGAACCAGATCACCCGGCATGCCATCGGCCACAGCTTCTACGGTCAGTGCATCGCCTACCGTACGGATGCGTTCGGCGGCAAGAAGCCGCAGTCGTGGGCGGACTTCTGGGACACCAAGGCGTTCAAGGGTGACCGGGCGATGGTCCACCCGGACGGTGACCTGCCGGAGCTGGAGTTTGCGCTGCTGGCCGACGGCGTTGCCATGGACAAGCTGTACCCGCTGGATGTGGACCGGGCTTTCAAGGTGCTGACCCGGCTGCGGCCCGACATCAAGAAGTTCTGGGACAGCGGCCCGCTGCCGGGCGTGCTGCTGAGCCGCCAGGAGGTGACCATGTCCACCGTCTGGGACGGCCGGCTCGCCGATCTGCAGAAGCAGGGTGTGCCGGTGGAGCGGCAGCTGAACGGTATGCGCCGTCAGTTCTCGGGTTATGCCATCGCCAAGGGCGCGGCCAACGTGGACAACGCCTACCAGCTGATGGACTTCTCCCTGCGGGCGGAGAGCCAGGCGAATCTGGCGAAGGCCTTCCCCTCGAACCCGTCGTCGCCGGTGGCCTACGCCAAGCTCACCGAGGACCAGCGCAACGCGCTCGCCGGTGCGCCGCAGTACTACGACAAGGGTTTCGATGCGGATGTCGACTGGTGGCTGAAGAACGAAGCGGCCGTCACCAAGCGCTGGCTGGAGTGGGCTCGTGGCTGA
- a CDS encoding succinylglutamate desuccinylase/aspartoacylase family protein, which translates to MNDATLSVGSLEARPGTKVRGTVQADLGTLTVDIPLTLVNGTRPGPRVVITAGVHGGEFPPIDAVVRLADGLEPAEVHGQVIICPVANPPAVYQGRLNISPVDGVNLNRVFPGDPDGGPTERLAAWLFAHLVDAADVYVDLHCGGIDQVLRDFVGYRLTGDPDLDKATAELAGSFGIEDVILGLNADGGNSHAAAARRGVSAVLVEVGQLGQRDEATALRRVDGLLKALRHLGVLDQDGSAPAPIRAWVWSAGVTAEATGLWYPEFSFDADVIGEVAEGDLLGRIVDPTDGTEYTVHAPADGRIFYGMHGLTVAPGTELAALAVPWDPDTAARADTLRTPGLGAGSDEADPRP; encoded by the coding sequence ATGAACGACGCCACCCTCTCCGTCGGCTCCCTGGAGGCCCGGCCCGGCACCAAGGTCCGCGGCACGGTCCAGGCGGACCTCGGCACCCTCACCGTGGACATCCCGCTGACCCTCGTCAACGGGACCCGCCCCGGCCCCCGGGTCGTCATCACCGCGGGTGTGCACGGCGGCGAGTTCCCGCCCATCGACGCCGTAGTGCGACTGGCGGACGGGCTGGAACCCGCCGAGGTGCACGGACAGGTGATCATCTGTCCGGTCGCCAACCCTCCCGCCGTGTACCAGGGTCGGCTCAACATCTCCCCGGTCGACGGCGTGAACCTCAACCGCGTCTTCCCCGGCGACCCGGACGGCGGCCCCACCGAGCGGCTGGCGGCCTGGCTCTTCGCCCACCTGGTCGACGCCGCCGACGTCTACGTCGACCTGCACTGCGGCGGCATCGACCAGGTCCTGCGTGACTTCGTCGGCTACCGCCTCACCGGTGACCCGGACCTGGACAAGGCGACGGCCGAACTGGCAGGCTCCTTCGGCATCGAGGACGTCATCCTCGGACTGAACGCAGACGGCGGCAACAGCCACGCGGCCGCCGCCCGCCGGGGCGTCTCGGCGGTCCTCGTCGAGGTGGGCCAGCTCGGCCAGCGGGACGAGGCCACTGCCCTCCGCCGCGTCGACGGCCTGCTGAAGGCACTTCGCCATCTGGGCGTCCTCGACCAGGACGGTTCCGCCCCGGCGCCGATCCGCGCATGGGTCTGGTCCGCCGGCGTCACCGCCGAGGCCACCGGCCTGTGGTACCCGGAGTTCTCCTTCGACGCCGACGTCATCGGCGAAGTCGCCGAGGGCGACCTCCTCGGCCGCATCGTCGACCCGACCGACGGCACGGAGTACACCGTCCACGCCCCGGCCGACGGACGGATCTTCTACGGCATGCACGGCCTCACCGTCGCCCCCGGCACCGAACTCGCCGCCCTCGCCGTCCCGTGGGACCCCGACACGGCCGCGCGAGCCGACACCCTCCGGACCCCCGGTCTGGGCGCCGGATCCGACGAGGCGGATCCCCGCCCCTAG
- the solA gene encoding N-methyl-L-tryptophan oxidase has translation MSAARKRVAVVGVGTMGSQAAWRLAARGAEVVGYDRFAPGHDRSAAGGETRIFRSAHFEDSRYVPLLKHADSLWEELQQETGRELRRLTGCLLMGPTDHHQMATVLQSIADHDLDHEVLDAETLAKRFPQYRIEDGDAAVLDRRAGFIRPELTIQTAARRAEQLGAVIHRYSTVREIVPVGDGVEIRTDSGSERFDTAVVTPGPWVNDLLPDLPWEVEVRRLVSAWYVPTDPDAWFGEERPAFIRTAPTHCYGLPSPDGISVKLGLSRALHRLAGDPNQLDRTVRPDELEVFSELIGRYLPDLHPDPTRLSVYMEGYTESSRPLVGPLPGAENVILLAGFSGHGFKLAPAFGDIAADLALDGASPQPIDFLSTVGRTEA, from the coding sequence GTGTCAGCTGCCAGGAAGCGCGTCGCGGTGGTCGGCGTCGGAACGATGGGCAGCCAGGCCGCCTGGCGGCTGGCGGCCCGCGGCGCCGAGGTCGTCGGATACGACCGGTTCGCCCCCGGCCACGACCGCAGTGCCGCCGGCGGTGAGACCCGGATCTTCCGCAGCGCACACTTCGAGGACTCCCGGTACGTCCCGCTGCTCAAGCACGCCGACTCCCTCTGGGAGGAGCTCCAGCAGGAGACCGGCCGCGAGCTGCGCCGCCTGACCGGGTGCCTGCTCATGGGGCCGACCGACCACCACCAGATGGCCACCGTCCTTCAGTCCATCGCCGACCACGACCTCGACCACGAGGTGCTGGACGCCGAGACGCTCGCCAAGCGCTTCCCGCAGTACCGCATCGAGGACGGCGACGCGGCCGTTCTCGACCGCCGAGCCGGGTTCATCCGCCCGGAGCTGACGATCCAGACCGCCGCCCGCCGCGCCGAGCAGCTGGGCGCCGTGATCCACCGCTACAGCACGGTCCGCGAGATCGTCCCCGTCGGCGACGGCGTGGAGATCCGCACCGACTCCGGCAGCGAACGCTTCGACACCGCCGTCGTCACGCCGGGCCCCTGGGTCAACGACCTGCTGCCCGACCTGCCGTGGGAGGTGGAGGTCCGCCGCCTCGTCAGCGCCTGGTACGTGCCCACCGACCCCGACGCCTGGTTCGGCGAGGAGCGCCCGGCGTTCATCCGTACGGCACCCACCCACTGCTACGGCCTGCCCTCCCCGGACGGCATCTCGGTCAAGCTCGGACTGTCCCGCGCGCTGCACCGGCTCGCCGGCGACCCCAACCAGCTGGACCGCACCGTGCGGCCGGACGAACTGGAGGTCTTCTCCGAGCTGATCGGGCGTTACCTGCCCGACCTGCACCCGGACCCGACCCGCCTCTCCGTCTACATGGAGGGCTACACCGAGAGCAGCCGCCCCCTGGTCGGCCCGCTGCCCGGCGCCGAGAACGTCATCCTCCTCGCCGGCTTCTCCGGCCACGGCTTCAAGCTCGCGCCCGCCTTCGGTGACATCGCCGCCGACCTTGCGCTGGACGGCGCCTCGCCCCAGCCCATCGACTTCCTCTCCACCGTCGGCCGTACGGAGGCATGA
- a CDS encoding IclR family transcriptional regulator, with amino-acid sequence MKSVTRSLRILEAVAQHQPVTVGELTKLFGLPKSTVQRTLVTLAQAGWLRANRKDTTRWEIGARVLAVRPAALQGSSLFAAAREPMIRLRDAVNETIHLSVPDALQCMVVVDRVDCDQAVRTFHTIGDTSPLHATAVGRAILTHLPRRDVEELITAGLERFSDTTPVEPDELRAELDRIRTCGYAVNRNQYRPGVCAVAAAVLDEDGTPLAAVAVSMPEARYDDESAPKWGRLVADTAAEISQRRLGA; translated from the coding sequence ATGAAGAGCGTCACCAGGTCGCTGCGGATCCTGGAGGCGGTCGCCCAGCATCAACCCGTGACCGTGGGTGAGTTGACGAAGCTCTTCGGGCTGCCGAAGTCCACCGTGCAGCGCACTCTGGTCACACTGGCGCAGGCCGGCTGGCTGCGCGCCAACCGCAAGGACACCACCCGCTGGGAGATCGGCGCCCGCGTCCTGGCCGTACGACCGGCCGCCCTGCAGGGCTCCAGCCTGTTCGCCGCCGCACGTGAACCCATGATCCGCCTGCGGGACGCGGTGAACGAGACCATCCATCTGTCGGTACCGGACGCCCTGCAGTGCATGGTCGTGGTGGACCGCGTCGACTGCGACCAGGCGGTACGCACCTTCCACACCATCGGCGACACCTCGCCTCTGCACGCCACCGCCGTCGGACGCGCCATCCTCACCCACCTTCCGAGGCGCGACGTCGAAGAACTCATCACGGCGGGACTGGAGCGGTTCAGCGACACGACACCCGTCGAGCCCGACGAGCTGCGCGCCGAGCTGGACCGGATTCGCACCTGCGGCTATGCGGTCAACCGCAACCAGTACCGGCCGGGGGTCTGCGCCGTCGCCGCGGCCGTGCTCGACGAGGACGGCACCCCCCTGGCAGCCGTGGCCGTCTCCATGCCAGAGGCACGGTACGACGATGAAAGTGCACCCAAGTGGGGCCGCCTCGTCGCCGACACAGCCGCGGAGATCTCACAGCGCCGCCTGGGCGCCTGA
- a CDS encoding IclR family transcriptional regulator has translation MKSVTRSLRVLEAVARHQPVTLGELTKIFGLPKSTVQRTLVTLNEAGWLRANRKDTTRWEIGARVLAVRPAALQGSSLFAAAREPMIRLRDALNETIHLSVPDALHGMVVVDRVDCDHAVRTFHAIGDTSPLHATAAGNAVLAHLGKSEIDEVTAGTLEGYGEETITDPGQLRAELHRVRERGYAVNHNQYLQGVCAIAAPVLDGEGTPLAAVAVSLPDSRFEPGRLPELGRLVAETAAEITARHLPDAGPGGSVRG, from the coding sequence TTGAAGAGCGTCACCAGATCGCTACGGGTGCTGGAGGCGGTCGCCCGACATCAACCAGTAACTCTCGGGGAGTTGACGAAGATTTTCGGGCTGCCGAAGTCCACCGTGCAGCGCACCCTGGTCACACTCAACGAGGCGGGCTGGCTGCGGGCGAACCGCAAGGACACCACCCGCTGGGAGATCGGCGCCCGCGTGCTGGCCGTACGGCCGGCCGCCCTGCAGGGCTCCAGCCTGTTCGCCGCCGCACGTGAACCCATGATCCGGCTCCGCGACGCACTGAACGAGACCATCCACCTGTCCGTGCCGGACGCCCTGCACGGCATGGTCGTCGTCGACCGCGTCGACTGCGACCACGCGGTACGCACCTTCCACGCCATCGGCGACACCTCACCCCTGCATGCCACCGCCGCCGGGAACGCCGTCCTCGCCCATCTGGGGAAGTCCGAGATAGACGAGGTCACCGCGGGGACGCTGGAGGGTTACGGCGAAGAGACCATCACCGACCCCGGGCAACTGCGCGCGGAGCTCCACCGAGTGAGAGAGCGTGGCTACGCCGTCAACCACAACCAGTACCTTCAGGGTGTCTGCGCCATCGCGGCACCCGTGCTCGACGGTGAGGGCACACCGCTCGCTGCCGTGGCCGTCTCCCTGCCCGACTCCCGCTTCGAGCCCGGCCGGCTGCCCGAGCTGGGTCGGCTGGTCGCCGAGACGGCGGCGGAGATCACCGCCCGGCACCTGCCTGACGCCGGTCCCGGCGGCTCTGTGCGCGGTTGA
- a CDS encoding cupin domain-containing protein: protein MSLLKTIDTNPSFAPHTSGPLPERLVSGDPAFLTWPQDVARGEMIHTGVWEATPGETRSIKGETFEFCHILAGIVELTPEGGEPVVYKAGDSFVMKPGFVGVWKTVETVRKIYVIVK, encoded by the coding sequence ATGTCGCTCCTGAAGACCATCGACACCAACCCCTCCTTCGCGCCGCACACGTCCGGCCCGCTCCCGGAACGTCTGGTTTCCGGCGACCCCGCGTTCCTGACCTGGCCCCAGGACGTCGCCCGCGGGGAGATGATCCATACGGGAGTCTGGGAGGCGACGCCCGGCGAGACGCGCTCGATCAAGGGGGAGACCTTCGAGTTCTGCCATATCCTCGCCGGCATCGTCGAACTCACGCCGGAGGGTGGCGAGCCGGTGGTCTACAAGGCGGGTGACAGCTTTGTGATGAAGCCGGGCTTCGTCGGTGTCTGGAAGACCGTCGAAACCGTGCGCAAGATCTACGTGATCGTGAAGTGA
- a CDS encoding NAD-dependent succinate-semialdehyde dehydrogenase encodes MTDTPTQLFIGGAWVDASDGATLPVDDPATGEVLCHVADAGPKDAGLAEEAAVRAQEEWARTAPRVRSEILRRAYEIIIERTDELAHLMTAEMGKPLAEARGEVAYAAEFFRWFSEEAVRIDGGLGTLPDGRNRMLLSRRPVGPCLLITPWNFPLAMGTRKIGPAVAAGCTMVLKPAPQTPLSSLALAAILKEAGLPDGVLNVVTTSRAGEVCEPLLRGGRIRKLSFTGSTAVGQLLLAQSAQAVVRTSMELGGNAPFVVFEDADLDKAVDGAMVAKMRNMGEACTAANRFFVHRSVAEEFGRRLAERMGALVVGPGTREGVDVGPLIDRTGRAKVEELVADAVERGARVLVGGRTPEGPGCFYPPTVLAGVDPASRLMDTEIFGPVAAILTFDDEDEVIRRANDTPWGLVGYVFTEGLDRALRVSERLEVGMVGLNTGLVSNPAAPFGGVKQSGLGREGGRVGIDEFLEYQYLAVPVR; translated from the coding sequence ATGACCGACACACCCACGCAGTTGTTCATCGGTGGCGCCTGGGTGGACGCCTCGGACGGTGCCACCCTGCCCGTCGACGACCCTGCCACCGGCGAGGTCCTCTGCCACGTGGCCGACGCGGGCCCGAAGGACGCGGGGCTCGCAGAGGAAGCGGCCGTGCGGGCGCAGGAGGAGTGGGCGCGTACGGCGCCCCGGGTGCGCAGCGAGATCCTGCGCCGTGCCTACGAGATCATCATCGAGCGCACCGACGAGCTCGCCCATCTGATGACGGCCGAGATGGGCAAGCCGCTGGCCGAGGCCAGGGGAGAGGTGGCGTACGCGGCCGAGTTCTTCCGCTGGTTCTCCGAGGAGGCCGTCCGCATCGACGGCGGCCTCGGCACTCTGCCCGACGGCCGCAACCGCATGCTGCTCTCGCGCCGCCCGGTCGGCCCCTGCCTGCTGATCACCCCGTGGAACTTCCCGCTGGCCATGGGCACCCGCAAGATCGGCCCGGCTGTCGCCGCCGGCTGCACGATGGTGCTCAAGCCCGCCCCGCAGACTCCTCTGTCCAGCCTGGCTCTCGCCGCGATCCTCAAGGAGGCCGGGCTGCCGGACGGCGTGCTGAACGTCGTCACTACCTCCCGTGCGGGGGAGGTGTGCGAACCGCTCCTGCGCGGCGGGCGGATTCGCAAGCTGTCCTTCACCGGTTCCACGGCCGTCGGGCAGCTGCTGCTGGCCCAGAGCGCTCAGGCCGTGGTCCGGACGTCGATGGAGCTGGGCGGCAACGCACCGTTCGTCGTCTTCGAGGACGCCGACCTGGACAAGGCGGTGGACGGTGCGATGGTCGCCAAGATGCGCAACATGGGCGAGGCGTGTACGGCCGCAAACCGGTTCTTCGTACACCGTTCGGTGGCGGAGGAGTTCGGGCGTCGCCTGGCCGAGCGGATGGGTGCGCTCGTCGTGGGCCCCGGCACCCGGGAAGGCGTCGACGTCGGCCCTCTGATCGACAGGACGGGACGCGCCAAGGTGGAGGAACTGGTGGCCGACGCGGTGGAGCGCGGGGCCCGGGTGCTCGTCGGCGGCAGGACCCCCGAAGGCCCCGGCTGCTTCTACCCGCCGACCGTGCTGGCCGGCGTCGATCCCGCAAGCCGGCTGATGGACACGGAGATCTTCGGCCCGGTCGCGGCGATCCTCACCTTCGACGACGAGGACGAGGTGATCCGCCGGGCCAACGACACCCCCTGGGGCCTGGTCGGCTACGTCTTCACCGAGGGCCTCGACCGCGCCCTGCGCGTCAGCGAGCGGCTGGAGGTGGGCATGGTGGGGCTGAACACGGGTCTCGTGTCCAACCCGGCCGCACCCTTCGGCGGCGTCAAGCAGTCCGGGCTCGGCCGCGAGGGCGGCCGGGTCGGAATCGACGAGTTCCTGGAGTACCAGTACCTCGCGGTGCCCGTGCGATGA